In Bacteriovorax stolpii, a single genomic region encodes these proteins:
- a CDS encoding metal ABC transporter solute-binding protein, Zn/Mn family: MKTPLFLAVILFYFNNLQGAFATETIACSHPELCRLANIIFTENQVKDYEFISLVKISGDPHEYEPSTNEVKSLISAKTLITGPGELNPWIKKIHYQRSKTPGTKTFTLPLDSRDYNLYPGGNHEALSHFWLYPKIFCSLKTKLEDQLVSAKLLVIKAPKKCQSEEMKIEKELTNTLAQIKKPVVLTHDALLPLLGTLGGKNATVVAIKGSGHHQEATPASVKKLYDALKAPKVIWIEEIGIKVPANILAKKRSTDITIDLDTANSEGLDYFQVLESLNTKLKAH, translated from the coding sequence ATGAAGACGCCCCTATTTTTAGCAGTAATTCTTTTTTATTTTAATAACTTACAAGGTGCTTTCGCCACCGAGACCATCGCGTGCTCTCACCCAGAGCTCTGCCGCCTGGCCAATATCATCTTCACTGAAAATCAGGTGAAGGATTACGAGTTTATTTCCTTGGTTAAAATTTCTGGGGACCCCCATGAATACGAGCCAAGCACCAATGAAGTGAAGTCGCTTATTTCGGCCAAGACTCTGATCACTGGCCCAGGTGAACTCAACCCATGGATAAAAAAAATCCATTACCAAAGATCAAAAACTCCAGGGACAAAAACATTCACGCTTCCACTTGATAGCCGCGACTACAATCTTTATCCGGGAGGAAACCACGAAGCGCTTTCGCACTTCTGGCTTTACCCGAAAATTTTCTGTTCGCTTAAAACAAAACTAGAAGACCAATTAGTCAGTGCCAAACTTCTGGTGATTAAAGCTCCCAAAAAATGCCAGAGTGAAGAAATGAAAATTGAAAAAGAGTTAACAAACACATTGGCCCAAATAAAAAAACCAGTGGTGCTGACTCACGATGCTCTTCTTCCCTTGCTGGGAACACTTGGCGGGAAAAACGCAACAGTAGTAGCGATAAAAGGCTCAGGACATCACCAGGAAGCAACTCCTGCTTCAGTTAAAAAACTTTATGACGCTCTAAAAGCGCCAAAGGTCATTTGGATTGAAGAAATAGGAATCAAAGTTCCCGCTAATATTCTTGCCAAAAAAAGGTCAACTGATATTACAATTGATCTGGATACAGCGAACTCTGAAGGACTCGATTACTTTCAGGTGCTGGAGAGCTTAAACACTAAACTTAAGGCACACTAA